The following proteins come from a genomic window of Pleuronectes platessa chromosome 2, fPlePla1.1, whole genome shotgun sequence:
- the pltp gene encoding phospholipid transfer protein: MFRFRMTSCLLSLLLIMSLVSSIMAAAEPAGCKIRITDKGLEMLKFETQRFVEEEISNISMPEMRGKEGRFQYTITDVKITELNLTHADLRFIPEVGLMFDVQNSSITLSFHRRILYWFFYDTGNINASAEGVNINTALNLIRDDEGRLKINNITCDARISKMKAKFSGTLGKVYDFLASFLTTGMRFILNQKICPALDHAALVHVNSMLETIPVKTEVDRFIGIDYSLIDDPLVTSRSLDMNFRGMFFELRDPNDTLVNTAVEPIIRDYDRMVYLALSEFFFDSGMFAYHKAEVFQMHIINEKMPKDLEMLLRTTYFGVIMMMNPALMDAPMSLQLAVNAPPKTTIKTSGATVLMTAIVKVMVLPPGQPPVQLSSLTMETKFNAKVSVKGKRLAVHADLRRFKIYSNQSALESLALIPLQAPLKTMLQMSVVPLINNWTKRGVRIPLADGMDLIEEVVEYHNGFIVIGANLHFSKGLREMISGSSETEPDV; this comes from the exons ATGTTCCGTTTCAGGATGACCTCCTGTCTGttgtccctcctcctcatcatgtcTTTGGTGTCCTCCATCATGGCTGCCGCAGAGCCTGCTGGCTGCAAAATCCGCATCACTGACAAAGGACTGGAGATGC tgaagTTTGAGACTCAGAGGTTTGTTGAAGAGGAGATCAGTAACATCAGTATGCCGGAGATGAGGGGCAAAGAGGGGCGGTTCCAGTACACCATCACTGA TGTGAAGATCACGGAGTTGAATCTGACTCATGCGGATCTACGATTCATCCCTGAAGTCGGTTTGATGTTCGATGTTCAGAACTCGTCCATCACATTGAGTTTCCACCGACGGATCCTGTACTGGTTCTT CTACGACACAGGAAACATCAACGCTTCGGCCGAAGGCGTGAACATCAACACGGCTCTGAATCTGATCCGAGACGATGAAGGACGACTGAAGATCAACAACATCACCTGCGACGCCCGGATCTCCAAAATGAAAGCCAAGTTCAGCGGAACACTCGG gaAAGTTTATGACTTCCTGGCAAGTTTTCTGACGACAGGCATGCGCTTCATCCTCAATCAAAAG atCTGTCCTGCTCTGGATCACGCTGCTCTGGTTCATGTTAACTCGATGCTGGAGACGATCCCGGTGAAGACGGAGGTCGATCGGTTTATTGGAATCGATTATTCTCTGATCGATGATCCCTTGGTGACGTCCAGGAGCCTGGACATGAACTTCAGG GGGATGTTCTTCGAGCTGCGTGATCCgaacgacactttggtgaacaCCGCCGTGGAGCCGATCATCAGAGACTACGACCGGATGGTTTACCTCGCTCTCTCCGAGTTCTTCTTCGACAGCGGAATGTTCGCCTACCACAAAGCAGAAGTCTTCCAGATGCACATAATCAATGAGAAG ATGCCTAAAGATCTGGAGATGTTGTTGAGAACCACTTACTTTGGAGTCATCATGATGATG AACCCGGCTCTGATGGACGCTCCGATGTCTCTTCAACTCGCCGTCAACGCGCCTCCAAAAACCACCATCAAGACGTCAGGAGCCACGGTCCTCATGACGGCTATCGTGAAGGTGATGGTGCTGCCTCCAGGTCAGCCTCCGGTGCAGCTCAGCAGCCTGACCATg GAAACAAAGTTTAACGCCAAAGTTTCTGTAAAAGGAAAACGTCTGGCTGTTCACGCCGACCTccgcag GTTTAAAATCTACTCTAATCAATCAGCTCTGGAGTCTCTGGCT ttgaTTCCCCTGCAGGCTCCTCTAAAGACCATGTTACAGATGTCTGTGGTTCCTTTAATCAACA actggACGAAGCGAGGCGTTCGGATTCCTCTGGCTGATGGGATGGATCTCATAGAGGAGGTGGTTGAATATCACAAT GGTTTCATAGTGATCGGAGCGAATCTTCACTTCAGCAAAGGCCTGAGAGAAATGATCTCAGGAAGCAGTGAGACGGAACCAGACGTCtaa